AAAGGAGGAAGAAGAGGAGTAAGGATGGTAAGCCTCGAGGATGCTGTTATAGCCCGCCTGGAGTCCCATGGGGAGAGATTCGAGATACTCGTGGACCCTGACCTGGCCGCTGAATTCAGAAAGGACGAATCAAAAGTTGATATAGAGGATATATTAGCAGTCCAAGAAGTGTTCAAGGACGCCAGGAAAGGGGATAAAGCATCCGAGGAGACCATGCGCAAACTTTTTGAAAGCGACGATCCACTTGAAGTCGCCAAGATAATACTCAAGAAGGGGAGCATACAACTCACAGCAGAACAGCGAAGACAGATGATAAAGGACAAACAGAAGAAGATCATTAACAAGATAGCCAGGGAAGCTATAAACCCACAGACAGGTCTCCCACACCCACCCAAGAGGATAGAAAAGGCCATGAAAGAAGCTAAGGTTCATGTTGACCCTTTCAAGACGGTAGATGA
The nucleotide sequence above comes from Methanothermobacter tenebrarum. Encoded proteins:
- a CDS encoding ribosome assembly factor SBDS; translated protein: MVSLEDAVIARLESHGERFEILVDPDLAAEFRKDESKVDIEDILAVQEVFKDARKGDKASEETMRKLFESDDPLEVAKIILKKGSIQLTAEQRRQMIKDKQKKIINKIAREAINPQTGLPHPPKRIEKAMKEAKVHVDPFKTVDEQVNIILKAIRTKIPIKFEKVKVAIKIPGETAGPVYGIISNFGKILEEEWQKDGSWIAIVEIPGGLQDSFYQKMSEMTGGQVETKLLK